Genomic window (Scleropages formosus chromosome 16, fSclFor1.1, whole genome shotgun sequence):
TTGCAGGTGAAGCTCACTTGGGTGTGCTGAGAtcctggagagagagagagagagagagagagagagatacataCTCCTTTATATATTGCTAGGGATCAGCCATAATGGTGAATTATAAAAAATGCAGGGCTTTGGCATGctggtgtaaatgtaatgtgtaaatattgcaCTTGATTAAACTTTTTACATATCTTCAAATGCTACATCATTGCACTCTCCTGCATTTTGTAGGTATTGGGGTTCCAGGGATGTTTGACATTCTTCAGTAGAAATAGCAGAAATCCCTACTGATACGCTACAAGAATGATGCTCTTTGCCCAGGTATTCATTGTCGCTAGTTAGACCAAATCAGTCAAAACAAATCCTCAGTCTTCTTGGACAGAGTTGCTTCTGGCACCGAGTCCTGATGCGCAGGACAGGAGGGAAGCGGTAAATTCCTCGCTTTGGGATGCGGGGGTCAGAGATTAAGCCTCACGTGTATATCTGTAGCGGCGCGCTGGTGGGGGTCGGTAGGAGCGGCGGTGCACTTCTGGGCCTTGTTCACGGGGCCATTGAGACACACCATTCATGGTGGCTCACCAGTTCACCAGAGGGTAATTGGCATCTGGGATTAGACCCAGTGTGCTCCTCCATCTATCCAGGTGAGTATTAGGGTCTCTAACAAAGGTCCACCCTGTCCTCACTCCCTCTCAGTTCCTTATCAAggtgtattattatatttaaagacTTGCAGCACGAAGATGGAATTTACCCTGATCTGAGGTCCTCCGCTGTCCTTTATCATTCTCTCTTTTACTCAGAATGCCTTTCATTTCTCACTGAAATCCCCATTAGGCCCCATGATAattcatgtttcttttcaaaGTTGTGATTGAATCTGTGAAtcgagtgtgtgtttttaaatttgtcactAGGTGCTATAGAAGATGCGTAAGGTTTACAGGGCCATGACCGGTCTGTGTCGTCCCCTGTGTCAGTGCTGAAGCTGCGTAGAAGATAGTGGTGGTGCACACATGGAACGGCGATGCTTCCTGAGTTTTCTATTCCCGTCATAGTTCTGAAGCATCTCTTCCCGCTGGCTTCCTTGGGAATACCGTGCAACCACCCCAAGCGAGCGCAATCCTAATCCCAGCTCTGCGCCCTTTATACTGTTCTTTAGTTATTTTTCTCGGTCTGCAGCCATCAGAGCGTCGGCTGTGTGGGTTTATATCGGCGCGCAGGCGGACAGCTTCGAGGACTTGTGGGCTTTGCTCTCTGCTGCCCTGGACCGGTGTTGGACCTCATTACGCTCCTGGGTTGAGTGAGTGTGGGTGTTTCGTAGCTGACGAGTTGGTCCCGGGCCAGTGGAATAGGTCCTGCGTTCCTCTCCAAGCTGCGCCCTCGGAAAGGCAGCGGAACTAATGGAAACTCTTTGCGGATTCCTCAGCATCACCTGGGccagtaaacaaaaacaaaactgtttacaCCGTCGACACGCAAATTAAAGGCTGGTGTTCCGGTATATGATCCTTCTGAACGTTCGACTCCGGCTGGCAGATCCACtcactttatttttagtcatATGATGAATTGAATGACTTACCACTGAACTTATTTCATGTGAGCCAAATTGGATTTCCTTCTTTCCAATTTTCAAGTTATTTATGTTTTCTATGTGTTGCTATCCATGTCTAATAGagtaagcatgtttttttttttttttttttttttttttccccccccctcccctttctaGTTTCTTTACCTCAGGTATAATTGTGGCTGAACAAGTTTTCCAGAATCACTGGTGtcaagcaaaataaatgtatcttcGATGTCTTCAGTGTTAATCATAACCTTAAGCCTGAAGGCAGCATGTGGGAATAAAAATGGGCAgttaaaaatcagaaaatgtgtttcttatCCTATTTTTTGAAACAAGCGATTTTACAGTCTGTTAACTTGAGAGTCAAAAACATTGGGCCTCCTCTTTCAATGTGCCACATAATACAATAACTgcttttttcaatttattaagAGCCAGCAAAGAAAGGTTATAGGGGTTTCCTGTGCTCATGCAGTTTTTACCCCCCATGTTTCCCACAAAACCTTAatgttacttttattcatttagcttagtTTTAGCTCCAGTGCAACTTGATTGAcggatttatccatttatataggtgAGTAGTTCTCACTTGAAGCAATTTTGCCCTTGCTAAGGGGAACTATAGCTcaagatgggatttgaacctgcaacctttgagtgcAGAAGAAATGTCCGAAACCACTACACCAGACTGCAGTGTGTTGTGTTACTTCAGTGCCATATACTGATGTACTTCTTAACATGAACTTTATGACAGCAGCTGGATTACTTACAATACATATGGAGACACTTTTTCACTTCATTATCATAGAGATACAAAAATCTCCAGTAAGTGAGAATGTTCAgcacatttttgtgaaatgctTGTGCATTCTGGttgattttgtgctttttgagAAAGACCGTAATGAAGCATCTCCCTGTCCTCGGTCTCTTGTGCTTTCAGAGACTTGTCCAACAACAGGATTGGCTGCATGCGCGCCGACATGTTCGCCGGCCTCCCAGGTCTCGCTAGATTGTAAGTAATTTCTGCTCTTTGGCTTTCGGCACCACCGTAATTCCGGATTAGCGCTTGCAGCTGTTAAGAGATGCGCGGCCAGGTGCTGAGAAGTGCTGGCATGCTACTGCCATTCTGCTGTATAGCGCTGTGGTGTAGAATACATCTTCCTCTAATGTCCTGGCCTGGTCAGACTCTGTTCAAAGATAACAGAATACACATTTCAAATTattctctgcatttcagaaaTCTTTCAGGGAATATGTTTTCCTCTGTGCCGCCAGGAACTTTTGACAGCCTTACGTCTCTGAAGACAGTGTAAGTTTCATGTAGTTAATGCTGTTTactgcatttaaaacaatgtacCATTCCGCTTATAATAAATTGTGGTGTATATTGGCATGTGGTGTGTTAGCAGTTACTTGTATAGCTTcttggttagagctgttgctttttacCTAAGGgaactgggttcaaatcctccctCCCATcctagtacccctgagcaaggtaccaacCCTGAATTGAGACAATAAAAATTATCGTCTTTAGAAATCAGCAAATAATTGAGTATCTCATTATACCCTCTGACgttataagatgctttggacGGAGGTGTCAGGTAAACGAGTATAGTACGGGCAGAACAGGGTCTGTTTCAGCACAGCTCATGGCACTGCCTGCCCTGCAGAGATGGGCTGCACTGAGATGCTTTGTGACCCCCTGACCTGCCTCTCCAGGGAGCTCCAGACAGCTTTCCTGCTGTGTGACTGCAGCCTGCTGTGGCTGCTGCACTGGGCCAAGGAGAGGGGCGTTGCCATGAAGGACACACGCTGCTCGTACCCACGTGCCCTGCGGGGCCAGCCAATCGCCTCCCTCCAGCCTGACCTCCTGACCTGTGGTAAGCCAAACCTACCACGGGCAACAAGCTTTTTGTCAGTCCGTAATCAAGAAGCCACTGGTCATCGTGTAGCTTcctaatattaataatagtagtaatactAAGACTAGAAATAGTAATACATCATTTACATACACTTATTTTAAGGATgtcaggaaaacagaaaactgacTTATGAAGTTTGCTGTATATATTTCAAGATGGAAGCGCGCCTGTCACTTGAACGATTAGGATTTGATTTGTTCCGAGAACTTTTCGAGCAAACTAGTTGATTGGTACATCTCGCCTTCTATTTGATCATTATGCTTTACAGTATTTGCcgaggaataaataaatgtcacatttaaacagctttcACAATTTGTTTGTTGGGCAGTGTTTGAGCTAGCGTGACAGCGAAGCAGAATGTACCTGATACAGTGCGTGCCCTCTTTTTTTGTGTAGATGTCAGAGACTTACTTTTGTACTATAATTTGTGAGGTTGGTGGCTGGGAACATACAGCACTAGTGTTTTATTGCAGTGTGCACAGTGATGTTGCTCAACTCATCCTTCGCTGTCTGCATAGATGCTCCTCTGGAGCTGCCGTCCTTCCAGATGACGCCGTCGCAAAGACAGATCGTGTTCCGGGGCGACAGCCTGCCTTTCCGCTGCCTGGCGTCCTACGTTGACAAAGACATGCAGGTGCTTTGGTTCCAGGACGGCAGGATGGTGGAGCCCAACGCCACTGAGGGCATCTTCATCGAGAAGAGTGTGGTCCAGAACTGCTCGCTCATCGCCAGGCAGGTGCACTGGGAATGACGCAATGTGCACTGGAACATTTACGCTTGTTTATATAACttatgctttcctccaaagcggcTCACAATGTTAAGagatctacatttatttacccatttatacagttgggtagtttGTACTGtcataattcagggtaaatactcaTTAATACTAAttctagagcaggaggtgggattcagttTTTCATTCGTTGAATGCCGGGaggcagctctcaccactgcaccacctgctgcctcaccATGTGAGAAGCACCCAGTGGGAAGCAGCCCTGTTTAAGAAATGCTGTCACTATGGTGTACatgtacatattcatttttgttttggttattAATAGATTTTAAAGTGAACTAATAAGCCTGTGCAACTTTGGCTCAGTGGTGATGAGTGATATTGCTTGTGAAAGGTAGTCCCTGGGGGTGCGAGGAgcatgcggtgtgtgtgtgtgtgtgtgtgtgtgtgtgtggtatgtcTGCGGTGTGCCTCTGACTGCTCATCCTCCCGCCGCAGCGCTCTGACTCTCTCCAACGTCCAACCGGGCTCCACGGGCAGCTGGGAGTGTCTGGTGAGCACCAGGCGGGGCAACAGTACCCGTGCCGTGCCCATCGTGGTACTGGAGAGCTCTGCCAAGCACTGCCCCCCGGACCGGGTGACCAACAACAAGGGCGAGTTCCGGTGAGCACAGTCAGATAGAGCTCCTCTCACAACCCGGCAACCCCCAACACACCCATCACACATTTTCTTCTAATCATGTTTATTAAATGAGGAATCTGTAGTTACATGGTTTTTTTAGCTCGACTCGTAAAACCCGTTATTTTTCGTCATGCTTAATTACAGTGATttgtttaactgatgcttttctccaaagcaacttactgcaCGCTGCTGCTTATGACGATTTTTTACTACATCacttcagggtacgtaccttgatcaGTGATTCTCACCTGGATATCAACCTTGACTGCAAGGTGGCGTCCCTAACCACTGTGGTGCCTATTACTGCACTACCAGGACTCTATGCTAATGATAAATGTTTTAGCGTTAGTAACTATTATATTAGTTATCTGAAACATTTATCCacgtatttattcatttacttattccTACAGctaaatgggggtgcggtggcgcagtgggtttggccaggtcctgctctctgttgggtctggggctcgagtcccacttggggtgccttgtgacagactggcgtcccatccttggtgtggcccctccccctccagccttacgccatgtgttgccgggttaggctccggcttgccacgaccctgcttgggacaagcggcttcagccaacgtgtgtctgtgtgtatacagctaaatatttcactggagcatttcagtAGGGTCTTCTgtgatttaaaccagcaaccttaagGTTATAAATTTGTATTcttaaccactataccacctacTTGCTGTGCATGCAACACAATACAcccaaaatgagtaaatttaccTTAGCAGGACCTGCTAGTTGTGACAGTCCTGCACTGGTGGGGGTAATGGGCCCTGCTGTGTAAAGGAATTGTCAGTGTTGTGCTGCGGAGACGACTGACATTTTCTGTCACCACAGCATAGGAATTGAATGGCTTGGCCATATTGGCCCATCAGCGTCCTCTAGTGGTCAAAGTGGCCCAACTCCGTTTCCGCTGTTCTCAACAAACTTTACTGCTTTCTATTCTTTTACAGACTAAATCATATACACAAAACCATAGCCACACTTTGAATAATAAACAAttgtaaaaaaatacaagagCGGTGTAGAAGCAGTGCATATGTAATCACTGAAATAATACTCTTAGTTATAGTCTCTCTGTGTTCTTTTGTGTATTTGCTTAGTTAGACGCATGACTTACACAAACCAGGCACAGTTTTGtaaaaatgagtgtgtgacGAAAAGATGCAAAAGCTTCCACTGAACTGGTTGTTCTGAATTAGTGATGTAGGACATAGTTCTCCTTAAATTTCCTTCTGCGACTTCATTCTCACTTGCTGGGCAGAATGTGGAAAGGTGAGAATATGACAAAGCCGTCTTGTGGCGTCTCAGGTGGCCACGCACGCTGGCTGGTATCACCGCCTACCTGCCCTGCAGCCGCCCGGCCTCTGGGACAGGCATCTACGCGGGCACACCTGGCGAGGAGCAGCGAGCGTCGCGGGGATGCGGCATCGATGGCCGTTGGGCCGAGGAGAACTACTCCCACTGCCAGTACAGCAATGATGTCACCCGTGTGCTGTCCATCATCAACCAGGTGAGCTGAAGTACCGCCCAGCCACCACCTACAATAGTTCTGTGTCATGGTGTATGAAtatcaataatacattttttttacaatgaatcACTGTTGCAGTAATATTACTATTTtatgtaataatttatattatgttatgtttgtactcatttttttcccaaagcaccTTAAAACTAGGTTTGGATTCTAAgctactgacactgatttacctgtttatacagctgggtcaattttactctatcagttcagggtaagtactttgctcaagggtaccttGATTGATTCTAGGCCCTTTGATTTCAGGGAAATatctctaactactacgccacctgctgtgcccATTATTATAGCTACATTTTGCTTTTCACactaacacatttttcagtctcTAATTTTGttgttcaaaaacaaaaagccagttttggttttgtttttgcttcatttctATGCACATCACAAAAGTCCCACAGAtcaatttaaaacagtttttcttttgttaactTTTCCAGCAGTGTTGCGTTTTATACCATTCTAATCAGGCTGAATGTTGAGAAAACTGAGCACAATGCGTGCTGCAGTCAAGAAGTTTCAAGACTGGCCATcgtgtggtgctgctgtgccGCATGCGCTGAGGGCCTGTAATTGCAGCACCACCATACATCAGCCAGTCTCAGAATTTATTGACGCTGCTATACATATCCTACTGCGTTTTACCCATGCTGTGCATGTGCAACAGGCCCAACAGTCAATCCCTGGTCAGCAGAATCAGCGTGGTGCTTTCCATCAAGCAGCTTCTCATTTCTTCACACATGACTCACCTCTGTCTACAAACACTGACACCAGAGACTACTGAAGCGAACCCTTGAGCTGTCTGTCATCCCCGCACGATGAATATTGATTAGGATCAAAGGCGTCTCGCTGACTCATTCTTTATCTGCCCGGCCGTGCGTCATTTCATATTTAGATCCACAATTATTGCGCGTGTGCCGGTGCCTCACAAGGGTGATGTAATAAAGGGTCCTATTGCACATGTTAAATTAATGGTGTAAATAGTTCATTTGGGTGCTGAGCCTCAGTGGCTTTCGGCTGAGCTTCTGATTTGACGAGACAGCGCTTAGTGCTAATGAGGTGGTTCTCTCACTCACTTACGTTAGATTAAAAGGACTTTTCTGTCTGAAAACTCTGCTAAATTAAACTTCACCTTTCCTCATCCATTTTAATTTGGTCCTGAAAGCAAAGCAGGGCAGTCAGCTCTAGTGAAATGGAGTAACTTGTGGTTCTTTTAAGTGATGTACAGAATTTATAAGCTGACCCTAAATACAAATGTCATCATATTAAAGGGGGTCCCCTTGGCAGTCTTTGTTGAATGAATGCATCCCTGAGAGTGGTGGGTGTGGTCATATTTTAATTGTGGTTGGGGAAAGTGCTTGGGGGTGGAGCCTGGGTGTGGCTAAGGTGGGCACTCTTCCAACCTCTGCAATGTCCTGATGTTGAACCTCTGTCTGTCCCTACTGCAGATGCCCCTGAACTTGACCAATGCTGTGACCACAGCCAGACAGCTTCTGGTCTACACTGTGGAGGCCACCACCTTCTCTGACAAGATGGACATCATCTTCGTGGCGCAGATGATTGAGAAGTTTGGCAGGTTTGCCGAGAAATACAAAGAGGTGGGTTCTGGTGCCTGTTCCTGTGGGGACCTGTGGTTTGCAGATACTTGTGTGATAACAGTGTTAGGTGTGTGACTGACTCGAGATGCCACGAACAGTCGGTCAAGAAAGTCAcgtccctgtgtgtgtctgctcttcTCTTATTGTTATGTCTGTAGTGTAATTAACATGTCATAGAAGATGATCCCCCTGCAGTTCTCTCCACAGAACACTTGCAGTAGCAGATCTTGAGCAACATACAGAATAATAAACAAGGGACCTGAAGCATGCAGATTTGTATGCTTTCTGAGCATTTTGCAGGCCCTGGTTTAAAGGAAGTGCTGCATACCCATCATCTACCTGTAACCCAAGATATTTTACTGATATCATCTCGCCGGTGCTGACAAAGAATAGGCTGCTGTCCCCACGCAGATGGTAACGTGCCATATTCCATCATTACCCTTGTCTTTCTGACCCCGACTGGTGATCGCGGCGGTCCCCGCTGAGCGCGGAGGCTGAATTAGAAGCTCTTTTTCATGGTAATGATTTTTTCGGGGGGCGCCATCTGCCTTTGCCTTGTGGAGACGAAGGTGCGGGTGAGCAGGTGGAGAGTGATGATGGATCTTCGGGGTGATCATTACCTGCTGCTCAGCAGCCCCCACCGGGCTGTCTGTCTCCTCTGCTGGCTAATCAGTCAGACGATTCTAGACAGCTGAAGCATGGGGGGAGAGAGCTGCCATCCAGCGCTGCCACCTAGTCACGTGACCCATGCTTCATCTCCACGCCTTTCCCCCCACACTCCACCACTTTACCTGTTGATATCCCAAAGCTTCACATTTTAAGCGTACTGTACCCCGTTCTTTACTCTGTGAAATGCCAGACTGTCTTACTGCACATGGCATATTGGGTTACAAACATTAAAAGTTACAAAGTTTCAAACTTTCAAAtatagaaaaacattttttccatttatttattaaactgtatTCCTTTCACTTAGTAGTTTTCAAAAATTAGCTTGTTGCAGACTGAATGTCACCTGTGTTTCCACATCCACTTGTTAGCTGGCGGTAAAGCGCATCCAAGGAGGGTAGGGATGTGGGACCAGATTAGTTTAGCTCCATTCCACACTGTTCAGTGTGTGGTATGGCCAAGTGCCGTGATCActagcaaaaatacaaaaattgcaTAGGTTTATGGGAAGAAATGGTCAACAATCGGTGTACAAATTTGCAGAGACAGTGTATTTACacttatgttttatattttaaataaatttgtgcttcagaattaataaaaatgttaccatGTTACAGCAAACTTTTGCtgtagctatatccaagacttttacagggCCTaccagaaaataaatcaagatAGGTCTCTATTGCAACACTGttattgtgtgtatatataaagcAAACCAATGATATCCAAATGCTAAAGTCAAAACAAATCATAAACTAAGCAATGCATTGTTGTCCATACCTATAGCCATACGGTTctgtttccagaataggctctgatGCACAGAGACCTTGCTATAGGAAGAAcagtttctgaaaatataacaaattgtCTTACAGCAAATTTTAAACTCTTTATACCAGGTTTTAACAGAGccaaatctgtaaataaattgaggatCATCTGCAttaattaagcttttattgactgtgacatAGTTTTTGGATTTCCAAACAAGTCGAGTTAACATGCAGACTTCTGGtccaagttgtgtttgtaagctgaggtCCCAGTGTACTTCCTTATCTTCCACCCTGTTTACTTGACTTTATGAAAGAATACTGTGGTTTGTTCCTCTAGCTGGAATTCCAAGTACCCTCAAATATTGCAGATCACTCTATCTCTTGACCATTAGTGAATCGATTAAAACTGAGATAAGATTGCTAAACTCACACGTTGCCCTCAGCAGCCTGCCAATGTCCCTTGATCCCCGCTGATCCCCATTCTCCCGCTGAACGTAAAGGCCTTGTGGTGTTTGAAGACCGGTGTGATGAGAATGAGTCTAATATATACAGTAGCAATGGGAGGAAGGAGGAGTCCCATCTGGCTTTGTTCTTATAACGGGGCAGTAAGGGGTTTATAATTTTGCGCTCAAGAATCCCCTCATCTGCTGAGATGGTGAAAGCTTCAGGGTTTGCTGTATCAGATACTGTACCACCTGTAATACTGAAACATTCCAGCTGGGATGACTTTGTACAGTAGCACTGTGGTGCTGGATTATAATGCAGGACTTTAGGACTCAACAGGCTGTCAGTTTACATTTTGGTCAGTCCTTTGTAAAAGATGACTCTGACCTTGTGGCCACATGCATTGACTGCATGGCTCTGCGTTTGCCTGCCCGCAGCTGGGGGACGTCATGGTGGACATCTCCAGCAACCTGATGCTGGCGGACGAGCGGCTCCTGTGGCTGGCCCAGTGGGAGGCTCAGGCCTGCTCCCGTGTCCTCGAGTGCCTGCAGAGGATTGCCAGCCATCGACTCACCAGCGGAGTGCAGGGCTACACCACCGTGAGTCCACTAGTTAATCTCGATcttatatatatttgcattgtTAACCTCAGTCTTATGCAGGTGGTTCTTGGCTCATGACAGGGTTCCTTTTTCCACCATCCCGTTGTATTTCGATTCTGTCGTAGGTTGCAAATCCCTTTATACCACAAGCACATATGAGctattaacatgcatgaatattACAAAGATATTTTGGCTTCTGCCTTGCGCTTGACAGTCCTGGGTCCAAATCCCattgcagctgtagtacctttgagcaaggtacttaacttgaattACTCCACTGAAAATTAGCTTGCAGTaagaatgggtaaatagttgtaaactgctttggagttCATCCTCAGCTAAATAGATGTAAGGTTGGTATGGTTCCTATGTTCTAGCATCTGACCAGTAACAAAGCAGTCAAACTGTAACTGGACTGCAACCGTTCCAATTATCACTAGAAAATGAGATGTACAATAGTGCTTGAGTTCCTCTTAACTTTCATTAACACTTAAGTATCATTGAGTATATATAACTGCATCTGAGCTGCCTAACTGTAACTGGATTTCCTGTGTTCTTCGCTGAAGCCTGTTGGTCAGTGTCCGAGAAGGAGGTAGAACCAGATTATTGTCGTACTGATAGCTATGTTAGCCGCCTGCCAGTTTCAGCGAGTGTGTTGGAGTCGTGATGCTGTATGTTCACTGTCAAGTGCTTGTCCTTGCAGAATTCCCACAACATCGCCCTGGAAGCTCACACCATCAAAGCCAGCAGCTTCAATGGCATGACCTGCACACTTTTCCAGAAGGTGACCGTGGACCGTGGGGCACCGCGCGAACTCAGCGGCCGCAGCTCGGACGTGAACCTGGACAGGCAGTTGAGCTTCAAGTGTAATGTCAGCAGCACCCTGTCCAGTGTGGCCCTCAAAGTCAGTCCGCTGGCCACGGCTATTCTCTTGTTCTCCTGCATTCTGGGCATATCCCCTGTCTGTCTGTacatatgaataataatgatcCGTTATGGGTTAAGTTGTTGGTAAAGTTGGAGAAAACTATTTGCTaagtgaatcaatgtaaataaatgtgaatggaatACTTtgatgtaaatttaatttattgtaacACTGAATTCTGACCATTAAggttatgaaaaaatgtcaccCTCCTGGCTACTTGACCAATGCCACGGCTCTCTGTGTCTTGAGCTAGAACACCGTTCTGGAAGCATCCATCCAGCTGCCGCCCTCACTGCTCTCCAAGCTCCCTGGTTATGGCCTGGAGGAGACTGTTTACAGGTTACAGCTACTAGCTTTCAGGAATGGAAAACTTTTCCCCTCCACCAGCAACTCCAGCCTGCTGGCAGACCAGGGAAGCCGGAGGGCCGTTGCCAGCCCAGTCATCCTCATCAGTATCGGTGTGTTTGCAAGGCATGGGAGAGCAACCATAATGCAAAGCTATACTCTGGCTTTATGTATCAGCAGACTTGTCCTCCTCTCTGTTTCACTTCTTCCATTTCTACAGATGGCCACCCGCTGACAACCCTCCAAAGCCCAGTGAATGTGATGCTCCGGCGGTTCACTCATGGTTCCGATCCAGTTGCCGCGCACTGGAACTCGACCCTGCTGGATGGTCAAGGCGACTGGGATCCCACTGGTTGCCACATCCTCCGCTCCGACAGTAACTTTACCACAATCTCCTGCAACTTGCTGGGCAGCTATGCTGTACTGACGGTACGGACGATTAATACCAATAAACTGGACCAAGTCGGAAATCTATACCACTTTACTAAACATGGTGCCACAGagggtaacactggtgcctgTCAGTGCCTGAGCCTCATGTTTGGGTGCGGGTGCAAATTTAGCTCATGGTCTGtagagtttgcttgtttttcctgtgtttataGCCCAAAGACACGTGCAGAAGAAGGCAAGGATAAAACATTTCTCtaccctcccttaccatgaaTCCACACAAGGGGTCACCACAAGTTGGATTTGACTTGGTGGCATTTACCCTACCTGCACAAGACCTTTGCAACACTGCCATAACTTTCACCACACCTGTAGGAAGAGTTTTTAGtcgcagtcattgcagctaaaggtggcaaGACCACTTATTCACGCAGTGCCAGTTGGCATTCAATAACTTTGTTCATGAAATAACTGTAACATAGAAAAATGTGTTACTCAGATGGCCTTTATCTATAATTAGATTTTGGTTGAAGACAAGAAAACCTTCACTATCAAAAATTTTCTATTGTACAATAAAAGTGGGAAGGtggtaaatactttttttcaaagcactgtATTCATAAACAATACTTATTCTTCATaagcatttctttatttatagtgGGGGCATGTTTCTATACTGTTTTTGTATTCTGAAGCAAAGCTCAGGCTCAGTGCTGTGAATTTCTAACCTTCAGGATGCGAGTGGAGCAGAGCTCTTTCCCCAAGCTACTCCCATGTTGCACCCAGTTGTCTATGCCACAGCAGCCATACTGCTGCTCTGTCTGCTGGCTGTCATCAGCAGCTACATCTGCCACCACAGGTACTGAAATGCCgacattttctctttgtgaATGAGCATGCTTTTTCAGTCTGTTTCTTAGGTAATGTACTTTGGAGATCATAGTGAGTGCTCATCTCACTATTATTATCTGACACCAAGTCGTGAATGAAGACCCAACATCAAttgcatttgtgtatttgtctATGATGAGATGGACCCCACCATTATCGGGCTGCTTTGGTTCTAAAAACAGAGAAGAATAAACTCTGATGTCTGAAAGTTCTAGTCAAACGTTCTTTCTCTCGACTTGGCCAGGTCTGTGCGGATCAGCCGTAAGAGCTGGCACATGTTGGTGAACCTGTGCCTTCATATATTGCTGTCATGCGTGGTGTATGTCGGGGGTGTCACCCAGGTACGCCACACCAGCGTCTGCCAGGTGGTGAGTCACACTTCTCTAC
Coding sequences:
- the LOC108925697 gene encoding adhesion G protein-coupled receptor A3-like isoform X2; translation: MPSLAVSEEPSASETQMGPGFSAFLRVAALLLPLLGSAASPFSVADCKSYDERPRSASSASRTAGTGSAGLERKVVCSNMDIGHVTPSRGFPERTVTLILSNNKIQELKNGSFMGLSALERLDIRNNIISHIEPGAFLGLLNLRRLDLSNNRIGCMRADMFAGLPGLARLNLSGNMFSSVPPGTFDSLTSLKTVELQTAFLLCDCSLLWLLHWAKERGVAMKDTRCSYPRALRGQPIASLQPDLLTCDAPLELPSFQMTPSQRQIVFRGDSLPFRCLASYVDKDMQVLWFQDGRMVEPNATEGIFIEKSVVQNCSLIASALTLSNVQPGSTGSWECLVSTRRGNSTRAVPIVVLESSAKHCPPDRVTNNKGEFRWPRTLAGITAYLPCSRPASGTGIYAGTPGEEQRASRGCGIDGRWAEENYSHCQYSNDVTRVLSIINQMPLNLTNAVTTARQLLVYTVEATTFSDKMDIIFVAQMIEKFGRFAEKYKELGDVMVDISSNLMLADERLLWLAQWEAQACSRVLECLQRIASHRLTSGVQGYTTNSHNIALEAHTIKASSFNGMTCTLFQKVTVDRGAPRELSGRSSDVNLDRQLSFKCNVSSTLSSVALKNTVLEASIQLPPSLLSKLPGYGLEETVYRLQLLAFRNGKLFPSTSNSSLLADQGSRRAVASPVILISIDGHPLTTLQSPVNVMLRRFTHGSDPVAAHWNSTLLDGQGDWDPTGCHILRSDSNFTTISCNLLGSYAVLTDASGAELFPQATPMLHPVVYATAAILLLCLLAVISSYICHHRSVRISRKSWHMLVNLCLHILLSCVVYVGGVTQVGIVLHYSTLATVLWVGVTARNIYKQVTRKAKSYEELDEPPPPPRPMLRFYLIGGGIPIIVCGITAAANIRNYGSQVNAPYCWMAWEPSLGAFYGPVGFIVLVDCLYLLSILVQLHRHPDRRYELKDVAEEEQRLQPDGPLPAVSQSNQLTDPPAGLENEHSFWAQLLGVSVALVLFVALWAAGALAVSQEPPLDLLFSCLFGVVALGLGSFLVTHHCTNREDMRRLWLSACCPGRWDYLMQVDGPLAKPSTAKGCDPKSSGSGAESSCTNKSTSSTKNSSQGCKLTNLQAEAAQCKPLPLLPTSNGTSALLDSSATEHSVDSELQMHVAPIELMLRPNGQAGRPHRSRARVQRAGRLAVLREYAYDVPTSVESSEPNRPCGSRRTGLEGTRRSRRAYRERFQSRSQGQLDSSDGSSVAPRRCRSMDVASGLSAVSSGSSATGEAEVSGGEPPSDTNKKNLEPHLSVENEGHSKSYGLNLTNQNGLTKDSGRDLSLVVTGDSGNIKTGLWKHETTV